A stretch of DNA from Gasterosteus aculeatus chromosome 7, fGasAcu3.hap1.1, whole genome shotgun sequence:
cccctcctggggGGGATAATGCTTATCCGTGGTGCCCGAGGGGAGGGGAACCGAAGCCGAGTACGTGGGTAGACTACACATGCTGCACAGCGCCCTGATGTGTGCCAGCTGCCGCCTTAATGCGACTGTCTGGCTCGATCTGCAGTTTCCGTGCTCATGTTCATCAAAGATTCATCAGTACCGTTCATCAGTCATGCAATGTGTGGACTGAGCACCGGGGCTGCGAAGCTAATGTTTGATTCACCTGCGTGAAGGTACTCGTGTGCATCGTGGAGGCCTGGATGTGCAGCACCACCCGGTCCACCAGCGGCTTGGGACCCGTAACGAAGCCAATCCGCAGCCTGGGACAGAGGGAGACGCGCGGGCCGACCGCCAAAGACACGCGAGGTCAACCAGGGCTAATGTGGGGAATTACAGCAGCACGTTAAATGATGGggaaggacacacacatacacactcacccTGAGGACAGGATCTTGGAGAAGGAGTCGGTCCTGATGATCCTCCCGTCCACGTCCATGGAGAGGAACGTGGGAGACCACGGCTGCAGATGAATGACAAACATGAATGAAAGAATAACCAGCGCGTTTGCACTGTTCCAAAGGGCAGCCTATGAAGCAATGAGACCAAGGAACCATTTCACCTTTTCTTTGACAAACCTTGTCAAACTGCAGGAAGTAGTACGGGTCGTCCTCGATGATGAGCATGTCGTACTGCCTGGCCAGCTATTTAAACAGATGGGAGGTCTTTAGTAGAAAGTATGAACCTCATAACGGGCTTATTAATGCAGTCGGACCTTCACCGACTGCATTAATAAGCCCGAGAAAAGAGCCATTCGGAGACCATATGCAGTCCTGTTTAGGACGGACTGGGTATTTGTGTCGTGACTCCTGCAGGATGAGGGGAAACAAACCTCGTacacttcctgcttcctctgagTGGTCATGGAGGCACCAGTGGGGTTTCCTCCGTTGGGGATGGTGTAGAGGACCTTGGGGGCGGTGCTGCCGGGCTTGTGGACCTCTGACGGGTCCCAGCGAGACAAAACCTCCTTCAGCGCGGCGGGTATCATGCCGTGCTGGTCGCTGGGGACGTTGATCAGGTTGCAGCCGAGCGGctgaagctgcagaggaaggCAGAAGGTCGGAGGGTCACGGCGGCTCCAGTTACCGCGTTGCGcaggattgttgttgttgttgttgttggaaagAAAGCGCTCTCACCGCTGCCAGTGTGCCCGAATACGTGGGTGCGTCCAGCAGGACGTTGTCCCCGGGGTTGACCAGCATCTCAAACACCTATAACgcacaaaaaaagaatctcATCACAGGCCAAGCTGGTACACGAGTAAGAATGTATTGGAACATAATGTCTTTGCAGGATGCCTGGCTACAGTAACGGGCGGCGCCGGTACCTTGCAGAGGCCTTCCTGGCTCCCCGTGGTCACACACATGTCCATCTCCATCGGCGGCTTGtggaggtccttctgcaggctcTTCATCCACGTCAGCAGCTCAGGTATCCTACGTAGGAACGGCACAAAAAactatttatataaaaatactGTACATTTCCCTATTTGCTATTTTCAGTTGCAGTGTTTTGAGAGGCATCAAAAGTAATTTTTGGGACGGTGGGCTGGATTCTAAACGGAGACGTTGGGGTTGCGCGGTCACCATCTTATTCTCTAGAGGGCCCGAACTATCCGGCATCACCGCTCACTCAACCGTCAAAACCACTGGAATCTCCAGGTGGGGCGATGGTGGCCGATTGCGAATGACGCCTCGTCTGCCTCACCCATTGGAGGCAGAGTACTGCAGGGCCCTCTTCATCGTGGCCTCGTCGAAGGTGAGCGTCGGCCCGTTCTTCACCTCGATGGACGCCGACCGGAAGGGGAAGGTGTCGGGGTTGGGCGCTCCGCCGGCCAAAGAGATCAGGGACGCGGGCGACCGCTGCTGCAGCTCGGCTTCGGAGATGGAGAGATTAAAGACTGTTATGAACCGTGTTCGTGTTCCAGCACGAGGTGACGTTGATTAAATGCACGGAGACATTGACATGCGTCACTAAAGCTTTGCATTAATTGACATGAGAAGCACGACCTCCAGGTGTTTACGGTATGATTTTGAGGAGGTTCCCTGTGTCAGCATCTGTATTCCAGGAGATGAACACTTACTCAGCATCCGGATGGGGGAAGGCTTCCTAGCTGCGCTCACAGCGGTGAGGAACCGAGCGTAATTCATGATTCCTGTGAAGTAATAAAATCATGATAATTTACCCGTACATGATAATGAAtatattggattttttttgctATCGTATGAAAAGGTTGCAGTTTATAAAAATGGAACTTGTGTGACGACTTAGTTGCCCACATTCAGCGTGCTTGCCGTAAACTACTCAACTGTAACCGCTAAATTTGACGGAATCCGACCAGCTGGGAACAATGTACGAGAAGCTGAGCAGACTACAACGAGCAGGTTAACAAGAAGTATAAATGAGTCATAACGGGTTTAACTCGACCACGTTCAGCGTCGTAACTGACCTTGCGTGTCTCAGCTGAAGCGCCCCGGTGGCTTCTGGGTAACGTACTCCTTGAACCGCAAGACGTCGACGGTCTTTTGCGGTTCCACTACTCTGGTGACATGTTTGTCGTCTTGTTGTTGAAATTGATGTCACGTAACTATTTCGATGCATCAATATAAGGTGGTAAACGTTAACATTGTGAAGCGGAAGCCGTTGGTTATTTTAATTGTCTCTCCCATAGAGGGCGGTCCAACGAACGCGAGGGCTCAGACTGACCGGAAATTACGTAAATAAACTTCCGTGTTTTTATCATGGCTTAGTCGAGCTAGCTTAATTTTAAATCAGTTACATTCCAAATTGCCTCAGTTTTGTACCCCGTATCGGGTATTTTCTATTTGAATTGGTAACTTGAATGTTTTTCCTGGATGGCAGTTTTGTTCAGGATGCGTGATGGAGAATGTGAACGCCTTCTCGGCTAAATAAGGTAACGTGAAGTTAACGGGCCTGTTCTAAACAACCGTTGGCCTGGCGTTAAATCACTTACTAAATATATTGTAAGCATTGCTCTGTTTATATTCGGGTATGGCTTCGCTAACATGACGGATACAGCGAATTAACATTCACTTCAAGTGTTTCCCTTTTTATCAATGCTGCATtaacaggtgtgtgtctctcctctgCAGAGACGAGCCGGTGAAAACACGTTGAGATGTGAAGCCGCAGACCGACGCTCCTGTTCTTGGCTTTTACATCCTCGTCGTCGTTCCAATGGGGAAAAGGAAAGACATGATTCACCCCAGGTTTCTCGGTAAGCATACGACATTAAGTGTATAACATTCATACGTTACAACGGCGCAATTAAGCTCCATTTATGTTTACGTGTGCACTCACTTGCTATTCAAAGTGACACATTATTAACAGCCTCGTCATGAACACAAATCTCCATGAAAGATGTTGGTTACACTTTATGGCCGTTTTGGAGAGCAGTGTTGTGAAAGTGGGCAGTTATTCTCAACACTAACATAGTAGACTCCTCCTGGGAGCGTATTATCTTCTACCACTGCCCGGTTCTCGCAGCACATTCCTTTATTTTACAATTGATACATTTGTAAACACCACTTCTGAGAAATGGACAAAATGTACTGTGCAAGATCAGAAGTCTGCATGTAAATCTTCTCGATCAACGGAGGCATTTGTaggaaatggggaaaaaacCCTAAAAGCCGCCGTTATCTGCTAGTTTATACATGTTTATTGCATTCATCTGTGGCCTCCCCCTCTGCAGGCGAAGGCTGCTCCAGCCTGCACAGCGTGCACAGCGTGCACAAACGGAAACACAAGAAGCACAAGAAACACAAGAGGAAGCATCACAGCTTCACAGAGGCCCCGGAGCCCGTCGCGGTTCCTCGTCCTCCCCCGCAGCTCCGCCTCAAGATCAAGCTGGGAGGACAGACGCTGGGGACCAAAAGGTGAGGCGGGATGAGGAGAGCGATCGGTGTGGTTTTGGGGGGGCGTTGACGGTGCTCGTCTTCACCAAGACCCAATCAGTCACAGAGCTTCTGTTTCCTGTCCGTAAAACAGTGTTCCCACCTTCACCGTGCACCCCGGTGTGGCTTGTCCTCCCACTCCCTTGATGATTATCAATAATAATGACGacaacgatgatgatgatgacgaggacggcgatgatgatgatgatgatgacgacgacgatgagCCGTCTGTGCCTTTGGAGCAATATCGGGCCTGGCTGGGTAAGCGTGCAATAATTTAATAAGGAGATACTTTAGACTGGAGCTTTATGAAACGTTTTTTTCTGGTATTCAAGTTGgatcagttttgtttttgattaaacTATTATTTAATGCATAGATTGCAAGCTGTTACGCTGAAAGAAAACTAAACGTGCCACCGAAATTGATTTGTGTATCCAAATTAGTGTGCAATAGTTCTGAAGAGTTACACACTGCAGTGATTTCCAAAAACTACTTCTGTAATTGTTGCTCTTAAATTAACTCTAGATGAAGTAAATGCTTTACAGTTAAAACACTATCATTTTATGTCTAAATATAAGAAAGTAAAATTTAAAACGGTCAAATTGACACATTTTCATTGCCAAGAGGTTACAAAAGAGATGTCTTTAAATGTAACCAACTACAATGTATGGCATTAACGAAAACATAAGTTAGGTTAAAATATATGGACGGCTTTAACAAAGCTGTACGTAATTATAAGACGACACCCACAGAAGTCTCGATGGATACATTTGTTCTCCTGGATTCAAATCCCCCGTGACACGGCCCTAGTTGAACAATAAATTGGTGTTTGTTCTGTGTCAGATGAAGACAGTAACCTGGCCACATGCCCTGTGCCAGACATAGACTCCGACTCCATGCTCGGCGTGCcggtggacgaggaggagaggtggctGGACGCCCTGGAGAAGGGAGAGCTCGACGACAACGGGGAGCTGAAGAAGGAGGTGGACGAGTCTCTGCTCACAGCCAGACAGGTGAGGGAGAATGTACTGTAGTGCCccattgattaaaaagaaattgGCGATGTTGCTACAATCatgtctatttgtgtgtgtccagaaaGCCCTGTTACACAAGCAGCAGAGCCAGCCTCTCCTGGAGCTCCCCATGGGCTacaaggagaaggagatgaCGGTGGAGATGATGCAGAAGCGCGAGGAGCGAGCCCGGAAGAGACGCCTGCAGGCGGCCAAGAAGGCGGAAGACAGCAAGAACCAGACGATCGAGAGGCTGACGAAAACCAGCAAGGCCAAGATCAAGAGCATGAGGGAGAGGAAGTCCAAGCAGAACCAGTGTCCCATGATCCGGTACAGCGACTGCGCCCTGGGCATGGCCGTCTCCTTCCCCGCCGGGGTCACCGCGCCCACGCCGGCGCCTCCCCGTCCTCCGCCGGCGGCCCCGGCGAGCTGCGGGGTCCACGGCTGCACCAACCGCAAGAAGTACTCGTGCTCAAAGACCGGGGTTCCTCTCTGCAGCCTCCGGTGCTACCAGGCCAACCTGCTGCTCGCTCAGAGCGCCGCATAGGCGTGGAAAGGGACGGACATTAGCCCGACGCAGGCGCTTCTGTGGCCCAATGCAACcggacatttgtcttttttgtttttggactgAATATGTGGATTTTTCATGTGCTGTGTCATTAATAAGGattttttcaaattcaattaTGTACATTATAAAAATAAGAATTAAAAAGTGTAGCAACAAAGATAATGTTATGATTTCCAGTTTGTTGAAGACTACataaatatttttgttacatatggaaaaaacaacatttccacTACCATTGATTACTTTGTTGATAATGTACAATTATGTTTAGGAGGTTGTAAACGAATAAAACAGAAACCGAATTCATTCTTTAATCTTCTTTGAGAAATTACTCCATACAAACTGTACATGTTAAATTAACAACTGGAAAGGCTTTccaacacagcaaacaaaccttAATCGTCCCGTTTCCACAGAGACTCGTGCAACAGCTTAGTTATCAACCAGTTAATTGGTTGAGCTTGGTAAAGTTTACAGCCGCTAACTTGCTCTCAGCAGAAGAGGCTTTTCCTCGACTCAAAGCCTCTTTGGTCACCAGTGGTCAAACTCTGCTGTGATCAGGGTTCTTTCCAAGACGGGCCTTCGGTGTACAGGTGTAACAGGAAATGTTGGGGAGTCGGAGAGTCTGGGATGTTGAGGTCACAAGGCCAGGCCAAAAGAGAGTCTGAAGGCCATCTCCACAGGAACTTCTGCCACCGAGTCATGGAAACACACGTAGAACTCCTGAGGGACGGGCTCCAGCAGCATCCGCCTACAAGATGGGCACACGAGGATAGAAGGGCTTTGACTTGAATCCCTCCCCAGCAATAAAACCAGTTTTTAAAAGGAGTAATAGGGTTTGTGTGTATCAAAATAGGGAAAGTTTGCGTACCCTATGACCCAGTAAGTCATGGTGGGAGCGGGCTTCCTCTGGTCGGTCCAGTTTTCGGGTTTACACTGAAACAGGACCCCCTGTTCCTTCACGGGACCCAgaccccaccccccgccccgaGGCCGGTCTACAGGCCGCCGGCCCTGCAGAAGAGAAGACGAGAAGCGGCCATTATACTAtgaacttttaatgactttcttTGACATGTTTTATCAGGACTGTATCGTCTATAAATCCACTAGTATCCCGCTTCTAGACACCcttcctcgttagtatagtggacagtatctccgCCTGTCACGCGGAAGACCGGGGTTCGATTCCCCGACGGggagttctttttttcttcttttctttgccagAGTCGGAACATTCTGATACATCAGCACTTCTACTATTGATCTACAACTAAATCCACAAGGTAAAACAAATACTATGTCGTTGCATTTGGCAAGGAAAAGAATTTACGACGTTTAACCTCTCATCATATCTAACTTGTAAACGGCTCCATAGCGCAACTAGTGGTCAAAGATATATTACATCCGTACTGGATTAGCACTACCATAGAGATTGAATGGGACTCGCTTTAGGGAGTTTAGCTAAAGAAATCCCCGATTGGATGGGCTGCTACATGTTGTGTCTGCACCACAGCGCCGTGGTCAAAGATATATTACATCCGTAGTGATTTAGCACTACCATAGAGAATAAATGGGATTCCGTTTAGGGAGTTTAGCTAAACAATCCCGAGAAGTACTCGTATGTATCGCCTCTAAATAGCCTAGTATCCCGCTTTTAGTCATCcttcctcgttagtatagtggacagtatctccgCCTGTCACGCGGAAGACCGGGGTTCGATTCCCCGACGgggagttcttttttttttcttttcttcttcgggTCGGAACATTCTGGTACGTCAGCACTTGTACTAGTAAACTACAACTAAATCCAGAAGGCGCAAGGAGAAGTGGATTAACACTACCATAGATAATAAATGGGAATCGTTTGAGATTTTAGTCCCCAAAGGGGATCacttaaaaaagacaaagaagttGTGGTTTTGTTCAAGTAGTACAATCTGGTATTGACTTTAACATCACCATTTCTACTATTAAACTACAGCTAAACCCACAAGGCAAAAATACTATATTGTTGCCTTTTTCAGGAGAAATAATATACAATTGGTGTGTTACCACATACATTAAGAATTTACTTTAAAGTTACACATGGCTGATATACCTAATAAATAATTGATAGTTACAACTACACAGACTCACAGAAGCTTTGTCAGTTCAACACCTCTTATTTACACTCAAGCCATTAACCAAGGTGAGACGAGGGATGAGCTACAGTCTCTAAGCAGAGAACTCTGACTCACCTTGGCAGGCAGGCTCTGCTGGAACGCGGCCCGTATGGAGAGGCAGCAGTGGTGGAAGTTACGGATGAGCTGTGGGTGGATGGAGCCGCTGAGCTGAGCCACCTCCCTGTGGGTCGGAGCGATGAAGATCCCCTGAACGGTTTCCATCAAGACGTAATGGAACAAGGTGTTCTCTGCGCCCGAGGTCAATCTGTCACAATAACAAAATGTAGCTTTACTTCTAGCAACATTCAGCGCAAACACAATTAGGGGGAGAGAAAATGCTGCATTTCACCACCACTCACTTTGTGGTGTTGTAcatctcctccgcctccctctcagtcagggtcttctTCAGGGTGCCCAGGTAGAACGGGTTTGGGTGCTTCATTCGGGGGATCTGATAACAAGGTATGAAAGAAGCATgagacaaaacacaacacatcCATTCGCTCCCTCGTTGCAGCGATGCATTCTTGCGTTAAATATCAGAATCAATGATGGACTGCAAGTGTACCTTAAAGAGGCCTCCGCTGCCTCCACTCCCATCGGACCCCCCGGATCCCAACGAGTCCCGGCGCCCCCCCAGCTTCCTCGCCGAGTCCGGGGTGGAATGCGGACTGAGGCCCGGAGCCGTCGACGAAAACGATCCTGACCCGGCGTCCGTCTGTCCATCGCTCCCGCTGTCAGCCAGGCTCCTCTGCGGGCTGGACCTCCGGGCCTTCTCCCCAAACAGGCTACGGCCTCTGGacctggaggacgaggagcctTTAACAGCCCCCGCTAGCTTGCTGAAGacgggggaggcggaggaggcagcagggagGAACCAGTCGGCACAGGACAGGCAGGGGGTAGGCGGAGCGTTGAGACGCTCCTCAATGCCCGCTTCCAacacctccagctgcagcagtgtGGCCTTCACCTGGACCCAGGATGTAGGACAGAGTGATCGACGTATTGTTATTTTCTTGACGGGCTTTCTGTTTGCAGAAGGTAAACTAAAACCACAAGACATAGGAAGTAGTGTGTTGTATGCCTCAAGCAACCAGTCAAGTTGCAGTTTACATTTGAGCCGGATGGACATTTAGACACccataaaaaattaaaacataaaacaagctCATTTGAAAATGTACTCTGAGACGTCATTGTCCTAATGACATTTGTCTCTTTTGTTGTACCTAAAGTTAACACAGCGGCACAGGAGACGTGTGCTgtcatcctcctcctgtgtgacTGAAACTCTTTGACGAGCCAAACGGCTCTACAGCACAAACTAATGGCCAACGATGTATTACATCCGTAGTGGTTTAGCACTACCATAGAGAATGAATGGGATTCCGTTTAGGGATTTTAGCTAAAGAATCCCCTGGTGTCGCCAGTCACCAATTCCTAACGTGTACTGACATACAAAATTGTCCTTCTCCTTCCGCCTTTTGGATTTAGTTGTAGATCAATAGTAGAAGTGCTGATGTATCAGAATGTTCCGACTctggcaaagaaaagaagaagaaaaaagaactcCCCGTCGGGGAATCGAACCCCGGTCTTCCGCGTGACAGGcggagatactgtccactatactaacgaggaagGGTGTCTAGAAGCGGGATACTAGTGGATTTACAGACGATACAGTCCTGATAAAACATGTCAaagaaagtcattaaaagttcaTAGTATAATGGCCGCTTCTCGTCTTCTCTTCTGCAGGGCCGGCGGCCTGTAGACCGGCCTCGGGGCCGGGGGTGGGGTCTGCTCCCTAGACGCAATCGATCGAATTCACTAACTGAAGTTTGTAGTCAAATCTCACAGTAAATAAATGACAGTTTTTCTTCCTATTTCTACTGTCCCGTGATTTTAGCTTTGTTTCTGCTCCTCGTCCAATAAATTTCCCTCCTCCGGGAATCCCACCTCGATTGCCTGCTGGCGGCACCTGAGGATTCCTTAGCTAAAATCCCTAAAACGATTCCCATTCATTCTCTATGGTAGTGCTAAACCACTACGGATGTAATACATCTTTGACCACTAGTTGCAGCTGTTTTACGCTGTTGAATAAATACCCTGCTATTCCATTACCCTTCAGCcttcctcgttagtatagtggacagtatctccgCCTGTCACGCGGAAGACCGGGGTTCGATTCCCCGACGGGGAGttctttttcccttctttttttcttttctttgccagAGTCGGAACATTCTGGTACGTCAGGATTTCTACTAGTAAACTACAACTAGATCCAAAAGGCGGAAGGAGAAGGACAATAATGTATGTCAGTACACGTTAGGAATTAACGTCAAGACGTTCAACCAGATCACATTAAACTGGTAAAAGGGCTGCAGCACAACTAGTGGGCAAAGATATATTACATCCGTAGTGGATTAGCACTACCATAGAGAATGAATGGGACTCGTTTTAGGGATTTTAGCTAAAGAAGTCCCCAAAGGGATCacttaaaaaagacaaagatgttGTGGTTTTGTTCAAGTAGATGCATCTATGGTATGACAGGGGTCACCTGATCCACGTAAACACAATCAGGTCCTGTAGAGCCCAGAGCTGGTGAAGCACAGCCACCTGCCTCCAACAGCACACACTGCATGAAGTGCCTCTGAGGTGGAGAGATAAAGGAATAAgtgcaaataaatacaacaaaacaagacTGTGAATGGATGATGGGCAAAGAAGACAAGGAGATTTTGCCTCCTTACCAATCCAacgatgaggaggaagtgacGTCCTTCAGGCAGGTTGTAGCCGGGcgttgtgctgctgctgttggctcTCTGCTGGGGGAACACCTCCCTCCAGATGACCAGCTGACCCACCCGCTGCTCAGAGGCCAGCGGCAGCAGGCAGTAGTGCTGGCAGTACAGGCACACGTCCAGCAGGTCCTCTTTGGGCAGATGGTTGGCTATCAGGTAGGACTGGAGGGTGGGCATGCGGATGACGTAGGCAAATGGTCAGTAAATAAGGAGCTGAGGGCTTTGCAGCCAGCagaacaaatagaaaaataaacctACGGACATAACATCCGTCTGGCTTCAGTGCCTTTCAATGGACTCATTATTATCCATCTTTGTTCATGTACATGTATATTACAGGTGGGGGGCAGTATAAATATGAAAAAGCTGCTGGTGTCTCTTGATTGACTCACCTTGTAGAACAAACAGGAGCCGAGAATCAGGTACAGTCGCCTCAGGCCAAAAAAGTCCTCAGACTGTTAAAGGACAAAAGATAAATTAAAAGACTAAGAAGAGGACAACATTAACAAGATCACACATCTTGTTTTTGAGACAAATGTCCCTCCAGGTGACAGTGGTATTTTCTTACCATTTCACCAAAATCAGAAGACTCAAAATCAGAAAGCACAGTCTCCACTTCCATCTGGGGACAGAGAAAGTAAAATATAAGTGCAGTGTCTATTTGTCAAAAGGAATAACTGTCCAAACTAATTTTGCATTAAAAAGGGCCTCTGATGCTTCATTTAATAAATCGTCCAGGGTTGATTTATTCTAGTGATCACACGCAAAAACATTTCTCCTGCAATCTCTTGGCTCAACAGGAAATACCAGGTAACAAAGTAATCAAACTAATGAAATAGCGCCAACAATCAGTGTGAGTGACGCATTGTCGTTCTCCACAGTGGACACTAGGGGGCGCACAGCTGCATCTGTGACAACATCCCATTCAACCTGGTGAGGAAAcgatggacaaaatgagacgTGACGAGCTGCCGTTGCTGCGTTAACTTTACAACACCTCTCccataaataatataaacactTCTATAAACAATATTCTTTGATTTGACGCACCTTGATTTCCGGGGGCAGCGTGAGCCATCGGACCGCTGGCAGCCCGTCGAGGAAAAGGGTCCCCGAGACATCGGCGGCGGTCGCTGAGGCGCCGTCCCTCAAGCGGAGCGGCTGGATGAGCTGCTGGAAGAACAGGCAGAAAAAGTGGTCCAACCTGGGAGCGTGGTCCTCCTCACGGAACGCCCTGCCGAGGACACGGAACGAGAGTTGGAGAAATTGGAATGAATTAATTGGAGAAACATTCTTTTTATGCACGTGCCGCTTTAGGCTTAAAAGGCCGACTCACTTGTCCAAGGAGCCGTACATCACTTTCAGTGTGCGCACTACGTCTCCCACCACCGTCTGCAAGTACAGCAGTGGAACCCTGGAGGGACACGAGGAAATGCCAAAAGCAAGCGTGAACAAACTTCGGCTTCGacagtttatttttaatggCGGTCGATCGCGTTGACCCTGGTGGCTAAAAGCGAGAAAGCTGTCGTGTGATCCCACTACCTGTCCGCGGGGAGGCCGATGACCAACAGGTAGCCGCCCTCCTTCCAGTAGCCCACGTGAACCAGCCGCTTCccgagaaggagagaagaactaaaaaaaagaaaagaatgggAGACGGTGATATATATTCAAAAGGCCATTATAAAAGGATGGCAAAGCTTTCGATGGTACCGTGCGTCCCCTACCTGAGGATCCGCCCCCCGGTGACGTTCTCCAGCATGTCACACAGCGTGAGGAAGATGCCCCTCACCCCTTTCAGCTGGCCG
This window harbors:
- the ino80b gene encoding INO80 complex subunit B isoform X1; protein product: MGKRKDMIHPRFLGEGCSSLHSVHSVHKRKHKKHKKHKRKHHSFTEAPEPVAVPRPPPQLRLKIKLGGQTLGTKSVPTFTVHPGVACPPTPLMIINNNDDNDDDDDEDGDDDDDDDDDDEPSVPLEQYRAWLDEDSNLATCPVPDIDSDSMLGVPVDEEERWLDALEKGELDDNGELKKEVDESLLTARQKALLHKQQSQPLLELPMGYKEKEMTVEMMQKREERARKRRLQAAKKAEDSKNQTIERLTKTSKAKIKSMRERKSKQNQCPMIRYSDCALGMAVSFPAGVTAPTPAPPRPPPAAPASCGVHGCTNRKKYSCSKTGVPLCSLRCYQANLLLAQSAA
- the ino80b gene encoding INO80 complex subunit B isoform X2, which codes for MGKRKDMIHPRFLGEGCSSLHSVHSVHKRKHKKHKKHKRKHHSFTEAPEPVAVPRPPPQLRLKIKLGGQTLGTKSVPTFTVHPGVACPPTPLMIINNNDDNDDDDDEDGDDDDDDDDDDEPSVPLEQYRAWLDIDSDSMLGVPVDEEERWLDALEKGELDDNGELKKEVDESLLTARQKALLHKQQSQPLLELPMGYKEKEMTVEMMQKREERARKRRLQAAKKAEDSKNQTIERLTKTSKAKIKSMRERKSKQNQCPMIRYSDCALGMAVSFPAGVTAPTPAPPRPPPAAPASCGVHGCTNRKKYSCSKTGVPLCSLRCYQANLLLAQSAA
- the aadat gene encoding kynurenine/alpha-aminoadipate aminotransferase, mitochondrial produces the protein MNYARFLTAVSAARKPSPIRMLTELQQRSPASLISLAGGAPNPDTFPFRSASIEVKNGPTLTFDEATMKRALQYSASNGIPELLTWMKSLQKDLHKPPMEMDMCVTTGSQEGLCKVFEMLVNPGDNVLLDAPTYSGTLAALQPLGCNLINVPSDQHGMIPAALKEVLSRWDPSEVHKPGSTAPKVLYTIPNGGNPTGASMTTQRKQEVYELARQYDMLIIEDDPYYFLQFDKPWSPTFLSMDVDGRIIRTDSFSKILSSGLRIGFVTGPKPLVDRVVLHIQASTMHTSTFTQLMVSQLLHSWGQEGFLQHIDRVIEFYRKQRDAMISSADKWLRDVAEWHTPSAGMFLWIKVKGVADTQQLIMQKALEKEVLLVPGGVFMINSSEPCPYVRAAFSLSTPEQIDEAFRRLSSLIKEAL